The proteins below come from a single Pseudarthrobacter sp. SSS035 genomic window:
- a CDS encoding TerD family protein — MSSLTLTKGNNLSLTKADPGLERALIGLGWDPRTTSGEAFDLDASALLVGADGKVRSQDDFIFYNQLQAKDGSVVHLGDNRSGVGDGDDEQILIDLSLIAADVDRVVIVVSIDQADARGQNFGQIRGAYCRVLNQDTDQAVVRYDLSEDAAPETSMIFAEIYRNRAEWKFRAVGQGYATGLHGIATDFGISLD, encoded by the coding sequence GTGTCGAGCTTGACCCTTACCAAAGGCAATAATCTCTCACTCACCAAGGCCGATCCGGGGCTGGAACGGGCCCTGATTGGCCTGGGTTGGGATCCGCGGACCACCAGCGGCGAAGCCTTCGACCTGGACGCTTCGGCTCTCCTAGTCGGGGCGGACGGCAAGGTCCGGTCCCAGGACGACTTCATCTTCTACAACCAACTCCAGGCCAAAGACGGTTCGGTAGTCCACCTGGGCGACAACCGCAGCGGTGTGGGCGACGGCGACGACGAACAGATCCTGATCGACCTCAGCCTGATCGCAGCAGATGTGGACCGCGTGGTCATTGTTGTGTCCATAGACCAGGCGGATGCCCGCGGCCAGAACTTCGGCCAGATCCGTGGCGCGTACTGCCGTGTGCTGAACCAGGACACGGACCAGGCAGTGGTCCGCTACGATTTGAGCGAGGACGCGGCACCTGAAACGTCAATGATTTTCGCCGAAATTTACCGCAACCGTGCCGAATGGAAGTTCCGGGCGGTTGGCCAAGGCTATGCCACGGGCCTCCACGGCATCGCCACCGATTTCGGCATCTCACTGGACTAG
- a CDS encoding TerD family protein, translating to MAGLTLTKGSNLSLTKSAPGLSKAVVGLGWDPRTTTGEPFDLDASALLVAADGKVRSSADFIFYNQPAAADGSVSHLGDNRSGEGAGDDEQILIDLSLVAADVERVVIVVSIDQGETRGQNFGQVRSAYCRVINQVDDKEIVRYDLSEDAAPETSMIFAEVYRNNGDWKFKAVGQGYATGLAGIAKDFGVDLS from the coding sequence ATGGCAGGACTAACCCTTACCAAAGGCAGCAATCTGTCCCTGACGAAGAGCGCACCGGGTCTGTCGAAGGCTGTGGTGGGGCTGGGCTGGGACCCGCGTACGACGACGGGTGAGCCTTTCGACCTCGACGCTTCTGCCCTCCTGGTGGCGGCGGACGGCAAGGTCCGGTCCTCCGCGGACTTCATTTTCTACAACCAGCCCGCTGCCGCGGACGGCTCCGTCAGCCACCTGGGGGATAACCGGTCCGGCGAAGGCGCTGGCGACGACGAACAGATCCTGATCGATCTCTCCCTGGTTGCGGCCGACGTCGAGCGCGTTGTCATTGTGGTCTCCATCGACCAGGGAGAAACGCGCGGCCAGAACTTCGGCCAGGTGCGCAGCGCCTACTGCCGCGTGATCAACCAGGTCGACGACAAGGAAATCGTCCGCTACGACCTGAGCGAGGACGCAGCGCCCGAAACGTCGATGATTTTCGCTGAGGTCTACCGCAACAACGGGGACTGGAAGTTCAAGGCCGTCGGACAGGGCTACGCCACCGGACTCGCCGGGATCGCCAAGGACTTCGGCGTCGACCTTAGCTGA
- a CDS encoding toxic anion resistance protein: protein MNSPLTPPDAAEASLVLHAPDAPAIVQPEDAPGMVPVPDERRAEINQQAREFVAGLAQLDARSPEFSAQVDGINKIGSAEITASSNSSSRLLERSSTSIAGAKKSGSSAQVAVANTLGELRSTVEDLTPNAANMSVGKKILGFIPGGNKLAKYFQKYESAQTQLNQIIKSLMTGQDELLKDNASLANEKIQLWETMQALSEYAVFAKALDAACVEKIDSTRAAGQIAEAQKMEADVLFPVRQRHQDILTQLAVSVQGYLAMDLIRKNNVELIKGVERARTTTISALRTAVIVAQALANQKMVLDQIDAVNTTTNNMILSTSEMLKDQTSRIHQQASSSGVSVETLQKAFDNVFATMDAIDTFRSEAAKNMESTVGALEASVQKARPYLERARQGQTD from the coding sequence ATGAATTCTCCGTTGACTCCCCCCGACGCCGCAGAGGCTTCATTGGTGCTTCACGCTCCGGACGCCCCTGCCATAGTCCAGCCCGAAGACGCTCCCGGCATGGTGCCGGTCCCCGACGAACGAAGGGCCGAGATCAATCAGCAGGCCAGGGAGTTCGTGGCCGGTCTGGCCCAACTGGACGCGCGCAGCCCGGAGTTCTCCGCACAGGTCGATGGCATCAACAAGATCGGCAGCGCCGAGATCACAGCGTCCAGCAACTCGTCCAGCAGGCTGCTGGAGCGTTCCTCGACGTCCATTGCCGGCGCCAAGAAGTCCGGGAGCAGCGCCCAGGTTGCGGTGGCCAACACCCTCGGTGAGCTGCGCAGCACGGTGGAGGACCTCACCCCCAACGCGGCAAATATGAGCGTGGGCAAGAAGATCCTGGGCTTCATCCCCGGCGGCAACAAGCTGGCCAAGTACTTCCAGAAATACGAGTCGGCGCAGACCCAGCTGAACCAGATCATCAAGTCCCTGATGACGGGCCAGGACGAGTTGCTCAAGGACAATGCCAGCCTGGCCAACGAAAAAATCCAGCTCTGGGAAACGATGCAGGCGTTGAGCGAGTATGCCGTATTCGCCAAGGCACTGGATGCCGCCTGCGTGGAGAAGATCGACTCCACCCGCGCCGCCGGGCAGATTGCCGAGGCGCAGAAGATGGAGGCGGACGTCCTGTTCCCCGTGCGCCAGCGCCACCAGGACATCCTGACCCAGCTTGCTGTCTCGGTGCAGGGGTACCTGGCGATGGACCTGATCCGTAAGAACAACGTTGAACTGATCAAGGGTGTGGAACGGGCGCGGACCACCACCATCTCGGCCCTGCGCACGGCGGTGATCGTGGCCCAGGCCCTGGCCAACCAGAAGATGGTCCTCGACCAGATCGACGCCGTCAACACCACCACCAACAACATGATCCTGAGCACCAGCGAGATGCTCAAGGACCAGACTTCCCGAATCCACCAGCAGGCTTCCAGCTCCGGGGTCAGTGTGGAGACGCTCCAGAAGGCCTTCGACAACGTGTTCGCCACGATGGACGCCATCGATACCTTCCGGTCGGAAGCTGCCAAGAACATGGAGAGCACCGTCGGCGCCCTCGAAGCCAGCGTGCAGAAGGCCAGGCCCTACCTGGAACGCGCGCGGCAGGGCCAGACAGACTAA
- a CDS encoding TerD family protein, with the protein MGNLVAGANAALTAENPGLSKILVGLGWQSIPSRGPQSELVPLAIMCDAGGRAISNAHLVFFNQIASPEGSVAFAGTDDQEQIDVDLSLVPDSVAKITFIVYVDPDLRGPGTFSAIRSQYIRVATAQNQELVRFDIPQSPQDNITAMMFGELYRHREDWKFRALGQGYTTGLRGVAADFRFDV; encoded by the coding sequence ATGGGCAATCTTGTGGCCGGGGCCAACGCCGCACTGACGGCCGAGAACCCCGGACTGAGCAAAATTCTGGTCGGCTTGGGCTGGCAGTCCATCCCCAGCCGGGGTCCCCAGTCCGAGCTGGTTCCCCTGGCGATCATGTGCGACGCCGGCGGCCGGGCCATCTCGAACGCCCACCTGGTGTTTTTCAACCAGATCGCCAGCCCTGAGGGCTCGGTGGCCTTCGCCGGCACCGACGACCAGGAGCAGATCGACGTCGACCTCTCATTGGTACCGGACAGCGTCGCCAAGATTACGTTCATTGTCTACGTCGATCCCGATCTCCGTGGGCCCGGCACCTTCTCCGCCATCCGCAGCCAGTACATCCGGGTTGCCACGGCACAGAACCAGGAGCTGGTGCGCTTCGACATTCCCCAGTCCCCACAGGACAACATCACCGCCATGATGTTCGGCGAGCTGTACCGCCACCGCGAGGACTGGAAGTTCCGGGCCCTGGGCCAGGGCTACACCACCGGCCTGCGCGGCGTGGCGGCCGACTTCCGGTTCGATGTCTAA
- a CDS encoding FAD-dependent oxidoreductase — protein sequence MALNRSTIRTDIAYLSRRVKPAARAETSAPATSVRAAAPPPSPISPAAGPTTPAAAPSLSLSRSPAPTPPAATSTANPSAAARPTAEARPTRLFPAPGIGDTRRLDAQTPMIRLDPRQSAIGSLLVTGATSAAWESSERVTGAMTVDGAVSGTSVRCSGNRPLVGYVDGTAVVALRHIRELRRALFVAPYAAPLTVEIFDGGTVTLPAAEGEPRYILSLAAIDGVIELRAEPVPATADAAVLWQEFGFSMTTQAAARRQGR from the coding sequence ATGGCACTGAACAGGTCCACCATCCGCACGGACATCGCCTACCTCAGTCGGCGCGTCAAGCCGGCCGCCCGCGCTGAAACATCCGCCCCGGCCACATCCGTCCGGGCGGCAGCGCCGCCGCCGTCGCCGATTTCCCCGGCCGCAGGCCCGACCACCCCGGCAGCCGCGCCGTCGCTGTCGCTGAGCCGATCGCCCGCGCCCACACCACCAGCAGCCACATCAACCGCAAACCCTTCCGCAGCTGCCCGGCCGACAGCCGAGGCCCGGCCCACCAGGCTCTTTCCGGCTCCCGGAATCGGCGACACAAGGCGGCTCGACGCCCAAACGCCGATGATCCGCCTTGACCCGCGCCAGTCAGCGATCGGCAGCCTGCTGGTGACCGGGGCAACCTCGGCGGCATGGGAAAGCTCCGAGCGCGTGACCGGGGCCATGACCGTTGATGGCGCGGTCTCCGGCACTTCCGTCAGGTGTTCGGGAAACCGCCCGCTGGTGGGCTACGTGGACGGAACGGCCGTGGTGGCGCTGCGGCATATCCGCGAACTGCGCCGGGCGCTCTTTGTCGCACCGTATGCGGCCCCCCTGACCGTGGAGATCTTCGACGGCGGCACCGTCACGCTGCCCGCAGCCGAAGGGGAACCCAGATACATCCTGTCCCTGGCCGCGATCGATGGAGTCATCGAGCTGCGCGCCGAACCGGTGCCGGCCACCGCCGACGCCGCCGTGCTCTGGCAGGAATTTGGCTTTTCCATGACCACCCAAGCTGCCGCCCGCCGGCAGGGACGCTGA
- a CDS encoding HpcH/HpaI aldolase/citrate lyase family protein has translation MRHFSFLSDEHASRLFHIAPQELSLGSAPALLAVALGATLYTPADRPNLANDIRKQAARGCLSMVICLEDSIADDAVDSAEANVVNTLTRLHAASAGPRRGSGIGSDDDRSGDPEGAFHPDGGPLLFLRVRTPEQMLGLASRCGGALDLLMGFVIPKFENQTGQAQRFLDALHKINASRGGGRRMRIMPIMESPVMIHGETRASTLSGICDVLQANREDVLAVRVGATDMSSAFGLRRSRDLTIYDVKVVASVIGDIVNMLGRPDDGFVISGPVWEHYGNSERVLRPLLRRTPFADANEMPLRDRILTANLDGLIREIELDLANGLLGKTVIHPTHVPLVHAMCVVSHEEYVDALEIAGKNGGGASASPYGNKMNEMKPHQAWAGQTLLRAAAFGVAAENITYVDLLEASMN, from the coding sequence ATGCGCCACTTCAGTTTTCTTAGCGACGAGCATGCCTCGCGCCTGTTCCACATCGCTCCGCAGGAGCTGAGCCTGGGATCCGCCCCCGCGCTGCTGGCCGTGGCCTTGGGCGCCACGCTCTACACTCCGGCGGACCGCCCGAACCTGGCTAACGACATCAGGAAACAGGCGGCCCGCGGCTGCCTGAGCATGGTGATCTGCCTCGAGGATTCCATCGCTGATGATGCGGTGGACTCCGCCGAGGCCAACGTCGTGAACACGCTGACCCGGCTGCATGCCGCTTCCGCCGGGCCGCGCCGCGGGAGCGGCATCGGCAGCGACGATGACAGGAGTGGCGACCCCGAAGGCGCCTTCCACCCCGACGGGGGGCCCTTGCTGTTTCTCCGGGTCCGCACCCCGGAGCAGATGCTGGGCCTGGCCAGCCGCTGCGGCGGGGCCCTGGACCTGCTGATGGGCTTTGTCATTCCGAAGTTTGAGAATCAGACCGGCCAGGCGCAGCGGTTCCTGGACGCCCTGCATAAGATCAACGCTTCCCGCGGGGGCGGCCGCAGGATGCGGATCATGCCCATCATGGAATCGCCGGTCATGATCCACGGCGAAACCCGGGCCAGTACCTTGTCCGGCATCTGCGACGTGCTGCAGGCCAACCGGGAGGATGTCCTGGCCGTCCGCGTGGGCGCCACGGACATGTCCAGTGCCTTCGGCCTGCGCCGCTCCCGGGACCTGACCATCTATGACGTTAAGGTGGTCGCCTCGGTGATCGGGGACATCGTGAACATGCTGGGCCGGCCGGACGACGGCTTCGTGATCTCCGGCCCGGTGTGGGAGCACTACGGCAACAGCGAGCGGGTGCTGCGCCCCCTGCTGCGGCGCACTCCGTTCGCCGACGCGAATGAGATGCCCCTGCGCGATCGGATTCTGACGGCCAATCTCGACGGACTGATCCGCGAGATCGAACTGGACCTGGCCAACGGGCTGCTGGGCAAGACGGTCATCCACCCCACCCATGTGCCGCTGGTCCATGCCATGTGCGTCGTTAGCCACGAGGAATACGTGGACGCGCTGGAGATCGCCGGGAAGAACGGCGGCGGCGCCTCGGCCTCTCCCTACGGCAACAAGATGAATGAGATGAAGCCCCATCAGGCATGGGCCGGCCAGACGCTGCTGCGTGCCGCAGCCTTCGGTGTTGCCGCCGAGAACATCACCTACGTTGACCTTCTGGAAGCGAGCATGAATTGA
- a CDS encoding phosphoribosyltransferase domain-containing protein: MSQHPWTGGFVRDALGVGITTDHSAGLLPVEDLVGLALRRNPKRAHLLVSRVLGKHVPSEPGLVMAAGELLGVLVSEALADSPEPLPASRTIAAGLAAVLRGETHDDGRRAALQSLRRQLAGLKSRNPQIITIGYAETATGLGRLVADTIGSYYIHSSRHAPAGASAYGSFEESHSHATSHRLLPTDPRRLNAPEPVVLVDDELSTGATIVNTITELHALAPHPSYTVATLVDLRTPGDRARFDELAERLGTRIRVVALATGQITLGTDILQRADEVVASLSQTPATPGEAPGTVTFLNAGAAVRSDRFGNGGSPSAAMLADIGESIQQVLPQGAIDEPVLVLGSEEFIHVPLAVAAELDRLNPDRVVRFSTTTRSPIVALDRPDYAITSSVQFASHDTTVDGPGVRFAHNVSPAGRRFGTIVLMPEPGTTADVLAGPGSVSEVLSAVCRAVVVVLLPASPVLPAPLAGPAFGSYAPDDVTWLLKDIGDAALEAPAADREAAMQSVRGSYAESLPIEYSPSQEYQQLYRDALDRSAARVAQAVGTVTEMALAARGNRPVLVSLARAGTPVGILMRRWAQQIHGFDLPHYTMSIVRGVGLDQTALRYLAAHHDPEQILFVDGWTGKGAITRELSAAVDRFAETDGVAFPKDLAVLADPGHCADMYGTREDYLIPSACLNSTVSGLVSRTVLNAEFIGPDDFHGAKFYDQLRGDDVSRDFLAAVSAHFPAVEASARAAAGALLAEDRTPTWAGRLAVEGLGREHGIFDLNLIKPGVGETTRVLLRRVPWKVLVRPDAAPEIAHILLLAQQRGVPVLEVPDLPFSCVGLIEPTFSGVSDADGVPAAAAL, from the coding sequence TTGAGCCAGCACCCCTGGACCGGCGGCTTTGTGCGGGACGCGCTCGGCGTCGGCATCACCACGGACCACTCCGCCGGCCTGCTGCCGGTCGAGGACCTCGTGGGACTGGCACTGCGCCGCAACCCCAAGCGGGCCCATCTGCTGGTGTCCCGCGTGCTGGGCAAACACGTCCCGTCGGAACCCGGGCTGGTCATGGCCGCCGGTGAGCTGCTGGGGGTTCTCGTCAGTGAGGCGCTGGCCGACTCCCCGGAACCGCTGCCGGCCTCCCGGACCATTGCTGCCGGGCTCGCCGCGGTCCTGCGAGGGGAAACGCACGACGACGGTCGGCGGGCCGCGTTGCAGAGCCTCCGGCGGCAGCTCGCCGGGTTGAAGTCCCGCAACCCGCAGATCATCACCATCGGCTACGCGGAGACGGCCACCGGCCTGGGCCGGCTTGTGGCCGACACGATCGGTTCGTATTACATCCACTCCTCCCGGCACGCCCCGGCGGGCGCCTCAGCCTACGGGTCCTTCGAGGAATCACATTCGCACGCCACCTCACACCGGCTGCTCCCCACGGATCCGCGGCGCCTGAACGCCCCTGAGCCGGTGGTGCTGGTCGACGACGAACTCAGCACCGGGGCCACGATCGTCAACACCATCACTGAACTCCACGCCCTGGCGCCGCATCCCAGCTACACGGTTGCCACGCTTGTGGACCTGCGGACACCGGGTGACCGGGCCAGGTTCGACGAACTGGCGGAACGGCTCGGAACCCGCATCCGGGTGGTGGCCCTGGCCACGGGACAGATCACCCTGGGCACGGACATTCTCCAGCGCGCCGACGAGGTGGTGGCGTCGCTGTCCCAGACGCCGGCAACCCCGGGAGAGGCACCTGGAACGGTGACCTTCCTCAACGCCGGCGCAGCTGTCCGCAGCGACCGGTTCGGCAACGGCGGTTCCCCTTCGGCGGCCATGCTGGCCGACATCGGGGAATCGATCCAGCAAGTGCTTCCGCAGGGGGCAATCGATGAACCGGTCCTGGTCCTGGGCAGCGAGGAGTTCATCCACGTGCCCCTGGCCGTTGCCGCTGAGCTGGACCGGCTGAATCCGGACCGCGTCGTCCGGTTCTCCACCACCACCCGATCCCCGATTGTCGCCCTTGACCGCCCGGATTACGCCATCACCAGCAGTGTTCAGTTCGCCAGCCATGACACCACTGTGGACGGGCCCGGTGTGCGCTTCGCCCACAATGTTTCCCCCGCCGGCCGCAGATTCGGCACGATCGTCCTGATGCCCGAACCCGGAACCACCGCGGATGTCCTCGCGGGTCCCGGCAGCGTATCGGAGGTGCTCAGCGCCGTCTGCCGCGCGGTCGTCGTCGTCCTCCTGCCCGCCTCGCCCGTCCTCCCGGCGCCGCTGGCCGGACCGGCGTTCGGGTCCTACGCGCCGGACGACGTCACCTGGCTGCTGAAGGACATCGGTGATGCCGCGCTGGAAGCGCCGGCGGCCGATCGTGAAGCCGCGATGCAATCGGTCCGGGGGAGCTATGCAGAATCCCTGCCGATCGAATATTCGCCCTCGCAGGAGTACCAGCAGCTGTACCGGGACGCCTTGGACCGCTCCGCCGCGCGCGTAGCGCAGGCCGTGGGCACCGTGACCGAGATGGCACTGGCCGCGCGCGGCAACCGGCCGGTGCTGGTTTCCCTGGCCAGGGCCGGCACACCGGTGGGCATCCTGATGCGCCGCTGGGCGCAGCAGATCCACGGCTTCGACCTGCCCCACTACACCATGAGCATCGTGCGCGGTGTCGGCCTGGACCAGACGGCGCTGCGATACCTGGCCGCCCACCATGACCCGGAGCAGATCCTCTTCGTGGACGGCTGGACCGGAAAAGGCGCGATCACCCGCGAGCTCTCGGCCGCCGTCGACCGCTTCGCCGAAACCGACGGTGTTGCCTTCCCGAAGGACCTCGCCGTTCTCGCCGATCCCGGGCACTGCGCCGACATGTACGGCACCCGCGAGGACTACCTCATCCCCTCCGCCTGCCTGAACTCGACCGTGTCCGGGCTCGTGTCCCGCACGGTCCTGAACGCCGAGTTCATCGGCCCCGACGACTTCCACGGGGCCAAGTTTTATGACCAGCTGCGCGGTGACGACGTTTCACGGGATTTCCTCGCCGCCGTCTCCGCCCATTTTCCAGCGGTCGAAGCGTCCGCCCGGGCAGCAGCCGGGGCCCTGCTGGCCGAGGACCGGACGCCCACCTGGGCCGGCAGGCTCGCCGTGGAAGGCCTCGGCCGGGAACACGGGATCTTCGACCTGAACCTGATCAAACCCGGAGTCGGCGAGACAACACGGGTGCTGCTGCGCAGGGTGCCGTGGAAGGTCCTGGTGCGTCCAGATGCCGCACCCGAGATAGCCCACATCCTGCTGCTGGCCCAGCAGCGCGGTGTCCCGGTGCTGGAGGTGCCGGACCTGCCCTTCAGCTGCGTGGGGCTCATCGAGCCGACGTTCAGCGGGGTATCGGATGCCGATGGAGTTCCTGCGGCGGCCGCCCTGTGA
- a CDS encoding HAD family hydrolase, translating into MNSVLVASDLDRTLIYSAKAFFLDVPDHLAPDMVVAELHEGVPISFMTRTAERLLLELTRTTIFVPVTTRTEAQYRRVRLPGAVPEYAVTTNGGVLLKNGQRDIEWQAAVEERVSEGSAPLPVIEEFLSREAYRPWILRLRRAEELFLYAMVDREIMPAEFVRELDAWCASLGWTVSVQGRKLYCVPHAVTKNSAVAEVARRTGASRVIAAGDSLLDGPMLAEADVAFRPSHGELADVDFRRDHLRVTDARGILAGEEISRRIHALVQH; encoded by the coding sequence GTGAATTCCGTCCTGGTGGCTTCGGACCTTGACCGGACCCTCATCTATTCCGCGAAGGCCTTCTTCCTGGACGTCCCCGACCACCTGGCACCGGACATGGTGGTTGCGGAGCTCCACGAGGGGGTGCCGATCTCGTTTATGACCCGCACCGCCGAGCGGCTGCTGCTCGAACTGACGCGGACAACCATTTTCGTCCCGGTGACCACCCGGACCGAGGCCCAGTACCGGCGGGTCCGGCTGCCCGGAGCCGTGCCTGAATACGCGGTCACCACCAACGGCGGTGTCCTGCTCAAGAACGGCCAGCGGGACATCGAGTGGCAGGCCGCCGTAGAGGAACGGGTCTCGGAAGGCTCCGCGCCGCTGCCCGTCATCGAGGAATTTCTGTCCCGCGAGGCATACCGGCCCTGGATCCTCCGGCTGCGCCGGGCCGAAGAACTCTTCCTCTACGCCATGGTGGACCGGGAGATTATGCCCGCGGAATTCGTGCGGGAGCTCGACGCATGGTGTGCCTCGCTCGGCTGGACGGTGTCCGTCCAGGGCCGCAAGCTCTACTGTGTGCCGCACGCGGTGACGAAGAACAGCGCCGTCGCAGAAGTCGCCCGGCGGACTGGGGCCTCCCGGGTGATCGCCGCCGGGGATTCGCTGCTGGACGGGCCGATGCTGGCCGAAGCCGACGTCGCCTTCCGTCCCTCCCACGGAGAACTCGCCGACGTCGACTTCCGCAGGGATCACCTGCGCGTCACCGATGCCCGCGGCATCCTGGCAGGCGAAGAAATCTCCCGGCGGATACATGCGCTGGTCCAGCACTAA
- a CDS encoding serine hydrolase, with amino-acid sequence MDSTGFVSPDRRSLLKAAGIGAASIAALPLLSSCTGEPARLASSASPPLLPAPPGQVGPLLDRAKVTNALTVLDGLVAEAMDSTGLPGMAVAVVYQDEVVYSKGFGVREVGKPEEIGPDTVFQVASVSKPLASTVVAGLVGQQVVNWTDAVIEHNKNFALKDDYVTRNASFADLLSHRSGLKTSSGDLLEDLGFDRAYILGHLHQEPLDTFRSSYNYSNFGYTEAGQAAADAMKTTWEDLADGVLFRKLGMTASSYRHSDYEKATNKAILHVPFGNKEWAAKYRRNADPQAPAGGASSSVRDLAQWLRLQLGNGSYEGKPVIDPAALQTTHVPHIVSGPASAPAARSRFYGLGWNVSYDDQARVQLGHSGAFNFGAATAVSMLPGEQLAIVALTNGRPQGIPEAINAGFLDAAQHGSPTVDWLAFTAGVFKQIDESEKPEVDYTKTPATPTPPRTNTAYTGTYDNTYYGQLVVLEDGGKLAMRLGPSGSPTTFPLTHFDGDTFSFESIGENANGLAGALFAGAGGGSSPSVTLDFYDRTGLGTFTRAS; translated from the coding sequence ATGGACAGCACCGGTTTTGTTTCCCCGGACCGACGTTCGCTGCTGAAGGCGGCCGGGATTGGGGCAGCCAGTATTGCAGCCCTGCCCCTGCTGTCCTCCTGCACCGGTGAACCCGCGCGGCTGGCGTCGTCGGCGTCGCCACCACTGCTCCCCGCCCCGCCGGGACAGGTCGGACCACTGCTGGACCGGGCGAAGGTGACAAACGCCTTGACCGTGCTGGACGGATTGGTCGCCGAAGCCATGGACAGCACCGGGCTCCCGGGAATGGCTGTCGCCGTGGTGTACCAGGATGAGGTGGTGTACTCCAAGGGTTTTGGGGTCCGGGAAGTCGGTAAGCCGGAGGAGATCGGTCCTGACACGGTGTTCCAGGTGGCTTCTGTGTCCAAGCCGCTGGCGTCAACAGTGGTGGCAGGGTTGGTGGGGCAGCAGGTCGTCAACTGGACCGACGCCGTCATTGAACACAATAAGAACTTCGCGCTCAAGGATGACTACGTCACGCGGAATGCGAGCTTTGCTGATCTGCTCTCCCACCGCAGTGGGTTGAAAACGAGCTCGGGTGATCTGCTGGAGGACCTCGGATTCGATCGGGCGTACATCCTCGGCCACCTCCATCAGGAGCCCCTTGATACGTTCCGGTCCAGCTACAACTACAGCAATTTCGGCTACACGGAAGCCGGCCAGGCAGCAGCCGACGCGATGAAAACGACCTGGGAAGACCTGGCCGACGGGGTCCTGTTCCGGAAGCTGGGCATGACCGCCAGCAGTTACCGTCACTCGGACTACGAGAAAGCCACCAACAAGGCCATCCTTCACGTGCCGTTCGGGAACAAGGAGTGGGCAGCGAAATACCGCCGCAACGCCGATCCCCAGGCTCCGGCCGGGGGCGCGAGCTCGTCGGTGCGGGACCTGGCCCAATGGCTCCGGCTGCAGCTCGGAAACGGCAGTTACGAGGGCAAACCCGTTATTGATCCGGCTGCCCTCCAAACCACCCACGTGCCCCATATAGTCTCCGGCCCGGCGTCGGCCCCGGCTGCCCGCTCCCGTTTCTACGGCCTGGGCTGGAACGTCTCCTACGACGACCAGGCCCGTGTCCAGCTGGGACACTCCGGGGCCTTTAACTTTGGCGCAGCCACCGCGGTCTCGATGCTTCCGGGTGAACAACTGGCCATTGTGGCCCTGACCAACGGGCGCCCCCAGGGGATTCCTGAAGCAATCAACGCTGGCTTTCTGGATGCAGCCCAGCACGGATCACCCACTGTGGATTGGCTGGCATTCACCGCCGGCGTCTTCAAACAAATCGATGAGTCCGAGAAGCCTGAGGTCGACTACACCAAGACCCCGGCTACCCCCACTCCTCCCCGGACAAACACTGCCTACACAGGCACCTATGACAACACCTACTATGGCCAGCTTGTGGTCCTCGAAGACGGCGGAAAACTGGCCATGAGACTGGGACCGTCTGGCAGTCCCACGACTTTCCCGCTGACCCACTTTGACGGCGACACGTTCAGCTTCGAATCCATCGGAGAAAACGCCAACGGCCTGGCCGGTGCACTGTTTGCAGGAGCAGGCGGCGGTTCCTCGCCAAGTGTCACCCTGGACTTCTACGACAGAACCGGGCTGGGGACATTCACTAGGGCCTCGTAA
- a CDS encoding GPP34 family phosphoprotein: protein MDAETPKAAELNLPQAFLLLATNDMNGKPEVPVFALRTTVAGAILAELDLIGGIELQGKRVRATGDAPQTDFQRELEVIRGKSRPHSPKGWVGMLEGRAVVQRVYEGMASLGIVEHVGEKHLGRFRAVRYPEKDHAPEAALLEKIQAALSGPPSELEPPDTTATDAGSDAGTSDAGSDAGASEATKAGAGATGAKPDSKAPDARTIVLIALLQAAGMLGKLFPAADLTRATELSKDYWPSRAVEDELRMIRLAEQEAANL, encoded by the coding sequence ATGGACGCTGAAACACCGAAGGCGGCGGAGCTGAACCTTCCCCAGGCCTTCCTCCTTCTGGCAACGAACGACATGAACGGCAAACCTGAAGTGCCGGTGTTCGCACTCAGGACCACTGTGGCAGGGGCAATATTGGCCGAGCTGGACCTGATCGGTGGGATCGAGCTGCAGGGCAAGCGCGTCAGGGCCACCGGCGACGCCCCGCAAACGGACTTCCAGCGCGAGCTCGAAGTCATCCGTGGCAAATCCCGGCCCCACTCTCCCAAGGGGTGGGTGGGCATGCTGGAGGGCCGCGCCGTGGTGCAGCGTGTCTACGAGGGCATGGCGTCACTGGGCATCGTGGAACATGTCGGCGAAAAGCACCTGGGCCGGTTCCGGGCCGTGCGGTACCCGGAGAAGGATCATGCTCCGGAGGCGGCGCTCCTGGAAAAGATCCAGGCCGCCCTCAGCGGCCCGCCGTCCGAACTTGAGCCGCCGGATACCACGGCGACCGATGCCGGCTCTGATGCGGGGACCAGTGATGCCGGGTCTGATGCGGGGGCGTCCGAGGCCACGAAGGCAGGTGCCGGGGCGACTGGTGCCAAGCCTGATTCGAAGGCGCCCGATGCCAGGACCATTGTGCTGATCGCCCTGCTTCAGGCGGCCGGAATGCTCGGCAAGCTCTTCCCGGCGGCAGATCTGACCCGGGCAACTGAGCTGTCGAAGGACTATTGGCCGTCCCGCGCGGTGGAGGACGAACTTCGGATGATCAGGCTGGCGGAGCAAGAAGCCGCAAATTTGTGA